Proteins encoded in a region of the Saccharothrix ecbatanensis genome:
- a CDS encoding MFS transporter → MGNNRVRSAIRTWAVEMVPNEGLARRLAVLAVVQAFGFGVFLTSSAIFFTQTIGLSATEVGIGLSVANVFGLLFAVPIGKLADRYGARHLLLGTYLALAVLFACYSLVGGFISFVVLTSLISIGETSSNPLRMTLTRASFPQEEQVRVGSQMRSLFNVGFMVGAMIAGAALTVGNRPAFYGVIAFTAAAQAFCAVITWRLNSPPHVRVRQDGPVKSRSGLRDVRFVGLALLCGVLELFQPILIVGLPLWIITSTGAPAGINAVLLVVDTALVFLLQVALSRGAETPAGSARILRRSGVLLAVCCVIFALSQDTGASIAVPLLLVGTVALVLGEISHAVGAFGLSLHLPPPGRQGEYQGVFALGRGVQQTVGPFLVTTLAVGLGRPGWGVLAVMFLVAGLLTVPLTRSAERAIEARTPKSAPDAVV, encoded by the coding sequence GTGGGAAATAACCGAGTCCGCTCCGCGATCCGGACGTGGGCGGTGGAGATGGTGCCGAACGAGGGACTGGCCCGCCGGCTCGCGGTGCTGGCGGTGGTCCAGGCCTTCGGCTTCGGGGTCTTCCTGACCTCCAGCGCCATCTTCTTCACCCAGACCATCGGGCTGAGCGCGACCGAGGTGGGCATCGGGCTGTCGGTGGCCAACGTGTTCGGCCTGCTGTTCGCCGTGCCGATCGGCAAGCTCGCCGACCGGTACGGGGCACGGCACCTGCTGCTGGGCACGTACCTCGCGCTGGCGGTGCTGTTCGCCTGCTACAGCCTGGTCGGCGGTTTCATCAGCTTCGTCGTGCTCACGAGCCTGATCTCGATCGGCGAGACGTCGTCCAACCCGTTGCGGATGACGTTGACCCGGGCGAGTTTCCCGCAGGAGGAGCAGGTCCGCGTCGGCTCGCAGATGCGCAGCCTGTTCAACGTGGGCTTCATGGTCGGCGCGATGATCGCGGGCGCCGCGCTGACGGTGGGCAACCGCCCCGCCTTCTACGGCGTGATCGCGTTCACCGCGGCGGCGCAGGCGTTCTGCGCGGTGATCACGTGGCGGCTGAACTCGCCGCCGCACGTCCGGGTGCGGCAGGACGGTCCGGTGAAGTCGCGGTCCGGCCTGCGGGACGTCCGTTTCGTCGGACTTGCCCTGCTGTGCGGCGTCTTGGAGCTGTTCCAGCCGATTCTCATCGTCGGGCTGCCGCTGTGGATCATCACGTCGACCGGTGCGCCGGCCGGGATCAACGCGGTGCTGCTGGTGGTTGACACGGCGCTGGTGTTCCTGCTCCAGGTGGCGTTGAGCCGGGGCGCCGAGACGCCCGCGGGTTCGGCCCGGATCCTGCGCCGGTCCGGTGTGCTGCTCGCGGTGTGCTGCGTGATCTTCGCGCTGTCGCAGGACACCGGCGCGTCGATCGCCGTGCCGCTGCTGCTGGTCGGGACCGTGGCGTTGGTGCTGGGCGAGATCAGCCACGCCGTGGGCGCCTTCGGCCTGTCCCTGCACCTGCCGCCGCCGGGGCGTCAGGGCGAGTACCAGGGCGTTTTCGCGCTCGGGCGTGGGGTTCAGCAGACCGTCGGCCCGTTCCTGGTCACCACGTTGGCGGTGGGGCTCGGTCGGCCCGGGTGGGGCGTGCTGGCCGTCATGTTCCTGGTGGCGGGCCTGCTGACCGTTCCGCTCACGCGCAGTGCCGAACGCGCGATCGAGGCCCGGACGCCGAAGTCCGCGCCTGACGCGGTCGTGTGA
- a CDS encoding amino acid adenylation domain-containing protein, which yields MARARPDAVALVHGGTTVRYGELDRAADGHATRLAALGVGRGDVVPVLLPRSATLITTMLGILKVGAAYALLDVHWPDGRVQEVLDQLDARLVVASAEVSGRTTWTPPATLDAATLDAGPADFEPVEVDGGDPCCVFFTSGTTGRAKCVLTPHRAIVRLFRPGSFARFDADTVVPQAAPQPWDGFALELWSVLLSGGTSLLVDEPYLSAQTLRDGVARHGVDTAWITSSLFNMIVDEDPAAFRGMGQVMIGGERLSAPHVRRFLAAHPDIVLLNGYGPVESTVFATTHRISAADCDRPTGIPIGRPVPDTQVHVLDGTRPCEVGETGELCVAGDGLAIGYLGADDATAEKFVEVTIDGVPTRVYRTGDTGWWDADGLLHYAGRRDRQVKVRGHRVEPAEIERQVERALGARRCVVLPRRDAAGTVDGLVAFCVPAVDGDPLVGARDALSGVVVHYHLPDVVLAVAEFPLTGNGKLDEDALLALVPDSAVYVGGLAGEQDPLVVQVARVFAAVLDQAEVSPDVAFTALGGTSLGAGRVCARLAAELGRPVPVSRLLGNPTARALAGWLRSTGETGGEDTAPPVDVPLSPMQVGFLTRHLLEPDDRSGHCLGTWIVDGDLDRQAMNAALARVHHRHEALRAAYSPGRKPFAKAVDVPAPELTVMDEAPSVDAAVSALRAELRQQLDLRDGRVWRAALVPLSGQGGVFGYVVHHIAFDGWSEAVFARDLAAAYRGGLDHAPGLADTWSLRQDYLRHADLERQRAWAKEELRDLPQLVYPVGPDAPDHEPGRVEEVLTPADVAVLDAAADAAGVTRFVALLAAYGRALAELSGQDDFAVGVPVAQRADHRLHDVVGCHVDLVCVRLRGDAGSLTHVGDLVRRAFEAQDVGFGEVVRLVNPPRSSRTPLFQNLFAYQDNTPPDLPLDDVATRFLRQPYLGLPTEVQTDVWPTDDGGLRVVVGFLPAAVAVGFADDLAKRFADLVRARPETPEDAS from the coding sequence GTGGCTCGGGCGCGTCCTGACGCGGTCGCGCTGGTCCACGGCGGCACGACGGTCCGGTACGGCGAGCTGGACCGGGCGGCCGACGGACATGCCACGCGGTTGGCGGCGCTCGGCGTCGGGCGCGGTGACGTCGTGCCCGTGCTGCTGCCCAGGAGCGCCACGCTGATCACGACGATGCTCGGCATCCTGAAGGTGGGCGCCGCCTACGCGCTGCTGGACGTCCACTGGCCGGACGGGCGGGTCCAGGAGGTCTTGGACCAGCTGGACGCGCGTCTGGTGGTGGCTTCGGCCGAGGTGTCCGGACGCACGACGTGGACGCCGCCGGCCACGCTCGACGCCGCCACGCTCGACGCCGGACCGGCGGACTTCGAGCCGGTGGAGGTCGACGGCGGCGATCCGTGCTGCGTGTTCTTCACCTCGGGCACGACCGGCCGCGCCAAGTGCGTGCTGACCCCGCACCGCGCGATCGTGCGCCTGTTCCGGCCGGGCTCGTTCGCCCGGTTCGACGCCGACACCGTGGTGCCGCAGGCCGCTCCCCAGCCGTGGGACGGGTTCGCGCTGGAACTGTGGTCGGTGCTCCTGTCCGGCGGCACGTCGTTGCTGGTGGACGAGCCGTACCTGTCGGCCCAGACGCTGCGGGACGGCGTCGCCCGGCACGGCGTGGACACCGCCTGGATCACCAGCAGCCTGTTCAACATGATCGTGGACGAGGACCCGGCCGCCTTCCGCGGCATGGGCCAGGTGATGATCGGCGGCGAGCGGCTGTCCGCGCCGCACGTGCGCCGGTTCCTGGCGGCCCACCCGGACATCGTGCTGCTCAACGGTTACGGGCCGGTGGAGAGCACGGTCTTCGCCACGACGCACCGCATCAGCGCCGCCGACTGCGACCGGCCGACCGGCATCCCGATCGGCCGTCCCGTGCCCGACACGCAGGTGCACGTCCTGGACGGGACGCGGCCGTGCGAGGTCGGGGAGACCGGGGAGCTGTGCGTCGCCGGTGACGGCTTGGCCATCGGCTACCTCGGCGCGGACGACGCGACCGCGGAGAAGTTCGTGGAAGTGACCATCGACGGCGTCCCCACCCGGGTCTACCGCACGGGGGACACCGGGTGGTGGGACGCCGACGGTCTGCTGCACTACGCCGGCCGCCGCGACCGGCAGGTGAAGGTCCGGGGCCACCGGGTCGAACCGGCCGAGATCGAACGGCAGGTCGAGCGGGCGCTCGGGGCGCGGCGCTGTGTGGTGCTCCCCCGCCGTGACGCGGCCGGGACGGTCGACGGGCTGGTGGCGTTCTGCGTGCCCGCCGTCGACGGTGACCCGCTCGTCGGCGCGCGGGACGCGCTGAGCGGCGTGGTGGTCCACTACCACCTGCCGGACGTGGTGCTCGCGGTCGCCGAGTTCCCGTTGACGGGCAATGGAAAGCTCGATGAAGACGCCCTGCTCGCGTTGGTGCCGGACAGTGCCGTGTACGTCGGCGGCCTTGCGGGCGAACAGGACCCGCTTGTCGTCCAGGTCGCGCGGGTCTTCGCCGCGGTGCTCGACCAGGCCGAGGTGTCACCGGACGTGGCCTTCACCGCCTTGGGCGGCACGTCGCTCGGCGCGGGCCGGGTGTGCGCCCGGCTGGCGGCGGAACTGGGACGTCCGGTGCCGGTGTCCCGGCTGCTCGGGAACCCGACGGCGCGGGCGTTGGCCGGTTGGCTCCGTTCGACCGGTGAAACCGGGGGCGAGGACACCGCGCCGCCCGTCGACGTGCCGCTTTCGCCCATGCAGGTCGGTTTCCTGACCCGGCACCTGCTCGAACCGGACGACCGGTCGGGGCACTGCCTGGGCACCTGGATCGTGGACGGCGACCTCGACCGGCAGGCGATGAACGCCGCGCTCGCCCGCGTCCACCACCGGCACGAAGCGCTGCGCGCGGCCTACTCCCCCGGCCGGAAGCCGTTCGCCAAGGCGGTGGACGTGCCCGCGCCCGAGCTGACCGTCATGGACGAGGCCCCCTCGGTCGACGCGGCGGTGTCGGCGTTACGGGCCGAGTTACGTCAGCAGCTCGACCTCCGTGACGGCCGGGTGTGGCGGGCGGCGTTGGTGCCGCTGTCAGGGCAGGGCGGCGTCTTCGGGTACGTGGTGCACCACATCGCCTTCGACGGCTGGTCCGAGGCCGTCTTCGCGCGGGACCTCGCCGCCGCCTACCGGGGCGGGCTGGACCACGCGCCCGGACTCGCGGACACGTGGTCCCTCCGGCAGGACTACCTCCGGCACGCCGACCTCGAACGCCAACGCGCGTGGGCCAAGGAGGAACTGCGCGACCTGCCGCAGCTCGTGTACCCCGTCGGCCCGGACGCCCCTGATCACGAGCCGGGACGGGTCGAGGAAGTGCTCACGCCGGCCGACGTCGCCGTGCTGGACGCGGCGGCCGACGCGGCGGGCGTGACCAGGTTCGTCGCGCTGTTGGCGGCCTACGGGCGTGCCCTGGCCGAGCTGTCCGGGCAGGACGACTTCGCCGTCGGCGTCCCGGTGGCGCAGCGGGCCGACCACAGGCTGCACGACGTCGTCGGGTGTCACGTAGACCTCGTGTGCGTCCGGCTGCGCGGTGACGCCGGGTCGTTGACGCACGTGGGCGATCTGGTCCGGCGGGCGTTCGAGGCGCAGGACGTGGGCTTCGGCGAGGTCGTGCGCCTGGTGAACCCGCCGAGGTCCAGCCGCACCCCGCTGTTCCAGAACCTGTTCGCCTACCAGGACAACACGCCACCCGACCTGCCCCTGGACGACGTGGCGACGCGGTTCCTCCGGCAGCCCTACCTCGGCCTGCCCACCGAGGTCCAGACCGACGTGTGGCCGACCGACGACGGCGGGCTGCGCGTGGTCGTCGGCTTCCTGCCGGCGGCGGTCGCCGTCGGCTTCGCCGATGACCTCGCCAAGCGGTTCGCCGACCTCGTCCGTGCCCGACCCGAGACCCCTGAGGACGCCTCGTGA
- a CDS encoding amino acid adenylation domain-containing protein: MTTAARRLTGISTDVGSLTELFRRVAAGQPDAIAVVDGDETVDYAGLDAASDRLAASLAHAGVRPGDLVGLLLERSADIPIGILGVLKAGAAYVPLDPAYPAERIRYMVADAGVRVVAGDPALAESLDLPGIPVLPVRTAEVGPVPAPTTTEADPAYVIYTSGSTGKPKGCLVSHGNVLALLRAALPLFDVSESDRWALFHSFNFDVSVWEFWAAMASGATTVTVPQRIAQSPADFLALLAAERVTVLGQVPSVFRSLAKTYADGEPPELALRYLVFAGESVDLDVISAFLDGYRGAAPVAVNMYGPTETTVYATHRVLTAEDFTGRVRSPIGAALPHLTIEIRDEHATVLPDGEVGEMWIAGAGVAAGYLHRPELTAERFVTATGPSGPTRYYRTGDLARKLADGALEYIGRNDQQVKLRGYRIELDEVAAALRGHEAVRDVAVTVVSTPAGAQFLVACVVPMPGAPEKPAAVLREHAAGILPRYMVPDRYLLVPALPLTGSGKLDRDALRELATPRRPASR, from the coding sequence GTGACCACCGCTGCGCGCCGGCTCACCGGCATCAGTACCGATGTCGGCTCGCTCACCGAACTCTTCCGGCGGGTGGCCGCGGGGCAACCCGACGCCATCGCGGTGGTCGACGGTGACGAGACCGTCGACTACGCCGGACTCGACGCCGCCTCCGACCGGCTCGCCGCGAGCCTCGCGCACGCCGGCGTCCGGCCTGGCGATCTCGTCGGCCTGCTGCTGGAACGGTCCGCGGACATCCCGATCGGCATCCTGGGCGTGCTCAAGGCCGGCGCCGCCTACGTTCCGCTGGACCCGGCCTACCCGGCCGAACGGATCCGGTACATGGTGGCCGACGCCGGTGTGCGGGTGGTCGCGGGCGACCCGGCGCTGGCCGAAAGCCTCGACCTGCCCGGCATTCCGGTGCTCCCGGTGCGGACCGCCGAGGTCGGACCGGTGCCCGCGCCGACGACCACCGAGGCCGATCCGGCGTACGTCATCTACACGTCCGGGTCCACCGGGAAGCCCAAGGGCTGCCTGGTCTCCCACGGCAACGTGCTGGCGTTGCTGCGGGCGGCGCTGCCGCTGTTCGACGTGTCCGAGTCGGACCGGTGGGCGCTGTTCCACTCGTTCAACTTCGACGTGTCCGTGTGGGAGTTCTGGGCGGCCATGGCCAGCGGGGCGACCACCGTGACCGTCCCGCAGCGCATCGCGCAGTCCCCCGCCGACTTCCTCGCCCTGCTCGCGGCGGAACGGGTCACCGTGCTCGGGCAGGTGCCGTCGGTGTTCCGGTCCCTGGCCAAGACGTACGCGGACGGGGAGCCGCCGGAGTTGGCCCTCCGGTACCTGGTGTTCGCCGGCGAGTCGGTGGACCTAGACGTGATCAGCGCCTTCCTGGACGGGTACCGGGGCGCCGCACCCGTCGCCGTGAACATGTACGGGCCGACCGAGACGACGGTCTACGCCACGCACCGCGTGCTCACCGCCGAGGACTTCACCGGCCGGGTGCGGTCCCCGATCGGGGCGGCCCTGCCGCACCTGACCATCGAGATCCGGGACGAGCACGCGACCGTGCTGCCAGACGGCGAGGTCGGCGAGATGTGGATCGCCGGGGCGGGCGTCGCCGCCGGGTACCTGCACCGCCCCGAGCTCACCGCCGAACGGTTCGTCACGGCGACCGGCCCCAGCGGTCCGACCAGGTACTACCGGACCGGCGACCTGGCCCGGAAGCTGGCCGACGGCGCGCTGGAGTACATCGGGCGCAACGACCAGCAGGTCAAGCTGCGCGGCTACCGGATCGAACTGGACGAGGTCGCGGCGGCCCTGCGCGGCCACGAAGCGGTGCGGGACGTCGCGGTGACGGTCGTCAGCACCCCGGCGGGTGCCCAGTTCCTCGTCGCCTGCGTCGTGCCGATGCCGGGCGCCCCGGAGAAGCCAGCGGCGGTCCTGCGCGAGCACGCCGCCGGAATCCTGCCCCGCTACATGGTCCCGGACCGCTACCTGCTCGTCCCGGCGCTGCCGCTCACCGGCTCCGGCAAGTTGGACCGCGACGCGCTGCGCGAGCTGGCCACGCCCCGCCGTCCGGCCTCCAGATAG
- a CDS encoding DUF885 domain-containing protein yields the protein MDDAARLADELFDVMLDTDPVNATLLGIPGRDHLLNDLSEEAQEATAARLQDIAARAHSLDRQTMSAEDRRTIAVVVHQTDAELNRIRSRAAEFTVTDLFIAPAAELLVMVPMAALPDAERAEAYLDRLAAIPAYLDQAAERHRMGVETGRVPVTRLVEAAVRQLDGYLTQAVDPFTTPTPDVPPPRFADRRDKVLAEAVRPAFARYRQVLAEEVAPHGRSVDQPGLCWLPNGKDTYAALARDHTTTDLPPEELHETGRHRMDALTREYVDIGGRALGVTDFPAILARLRDDRSLRWKDADELLAAARTAIARAEEAAPRWFGRLPTRSCVVAAAPESAGGGGPAGYYVPPSMDGAKPGTYYANTSRAEERDRYGIEAIAFHEAVPGHHLQLSLAQELTGLPMLRRTGVLTAYAEGWGLYVERLADEMGLYSDHVARLGMLSADSRRTARLVVDTGLHAFGWTREQAVSYLVENTTRPRVEIESDVDRFIALPGQALAYTVGQLEFQRIRANAERALGARFDVRRFHDVVLGSGSLPLPVLADTVAEWANVEAGLGEPGPERQAQ from the coding sequence ATGGACGACGCGGCCAGACTGGCGGACGAACTGTTCGACGTCATGCTCGACACCGATCCGGTGAACGCGACCCTGCTGGGCATCCCGGGCCGCGACCACCTGCTGAACGACCTGAGCGAGGAGGCCCAGGAGGCCACCGCCGCCCGGTTGCAGGACATCGCAGCGCGCGCTCATAGTCTGGACCGGCAGACGATGAGCGCGGAGGACCGGCGGACGATCGCCGTGGTCGTGCACCAGACCGACGCGGAGCTGAACCGCATCCGGTCCCGCGCGGCCGAGTTCACCGTGACCGACCTGTTCATCGCGCCTGCGGCGGAACTGCTGGTCATGGTGCCGATGGCCGCCCTTCCCGACGCCGAGCGCGCGGAGGCGTACCTGGACCGGCTGGCGGCGATCCCCGCCTACCTGGACCAGGCGGCCGAGCGGCACCGGATGGGCGTCGAGACGGGACGGGTCCCGGTGACGCGCCTGGTCGAGGCGGCCGTCCGCCAGCTCGACGGCTACCTGACCCAGGCGGTCGACCCGTTCACCACGCCGACGCCGGACGTGCCGCCACCGCGCTTCGCCGACCGGCGGGACAAGGTGCTCGCGGAGGCGGTCCGGCCGGCGTTCGCGCGGTACCGGCAGGTGCTCGCCGAGGAGGTCGCGCCGCACGGCCGGTCGGTCGACCAGCCCGGCCTGTGCTGGCTGCCGAACGGCAAGGACACCTATGCGGCGCTGGCGCGCGATCACACCACCACGGACCTGCCGCCGGAGGAGCTGCACGAGACCGGTCGGCACCGGATGGACGCCCTGACCAGGGAGTACGTCGACATCGGCGGCCGGGCGCTTGGCGTCACGGACTTCCCGGCGATCCTGGCCCGGCTGCGCGACGACCGCTCGTTGCGCTGGAAGGACGCCGACGAACTGCTCGCGGCGGCCCGGACCGCGATCGCCCGCGCCGAGGAGGCCGCGCCGCGCTGGTTCGGCCGGTTGCCCACGCGGTCATGCGTGGTGGCAGCCGCGCCCGAGTCGGCCGGTGGTGGCGGGCCGGCCGGGTACTACGTGCCGCCGTCGATGGACGGCGCCAAACCCGGCACGTACTACGCGAACACCAGCCGGGCCGAGGAGCGGGACCGCTACGGCATCGAGGCGATCGCGTTCCACGAGGCCGTCCCGGGGCACCACCTGCAACTTTCCCTCGCGCAGGAGCTCACCGGGCTGCCGATGCTGCGGCGGACCGGCGTGCTGACCGCGTACGCGGAGGGCTGGGGCCTGTACGTCGAGCGGCTGGCCGACGAGATGGGGCTGTACTCCGACCACGTCGCCCGGCTCGGCATGCTCTCGGCCGACTCCCGGCGGACCGCGCGGTTGGTGGTGGACACCGGGCTGCACGCGTTCGGGTGGACGCGGGAGCAGGCGGTGTCCTACCTGGTGGAGAACACCACCCGGCCCCGGGTGGAGATCGAGTCCGATGTGGACAGGTTCATCGCGCTGCCGGGGCAGGCCCTGGCGTACACCGTCGGCCAGCTCGAGTTCCAGCGCATCCGCGCGAACGCAGAACGGGCGCTGGGCGCGCGCTTCGACGTCCGCCGGTTCCACGACGTGGTGCTCGGCAGCGGCTCACTACCGCTGCCCGTGCTGGCCGACACCGTCGCCGAGTGGGCGAACGTCGAAGCTGGGCTCGGTGAGCCCGGACCGGAACGACAGGCCCAGTAG